From Mya arenaria isolate MELC-2E11 chromosome 1, ASM2691426v1, a single genomic window includes:
- the LOC128238816 gene encoding LOW QUALITY PROTEIN: wolframin-like (The sequence of the model RefSeq protein was modified relative to this genomic sequence to represent the inferred CDS: inserted 1 base in 1 codon), with translation MAEAHTTGAGDQSMSEDVKKLELEAAQGNDDSQFKLGTHFLKLADSKDGAERDEYGRTAVRWFVAASKQGNDDATTKLKDLLEDESSWINDDNKEDVIWCASTSNIEKKIRYAARNMFHKINTTQKDMLSTEEYADAIKKLTGGHEQKLLLAAGKKIGDNISETEFVKLLSRKIQGTMTLTGSERSSAFQAASLWEKIAKYPKETASAIGESALEFASRDGLGMVAGCIPVDQIYFLALFFIYGFISPKFLLLILPLVTFYISYATIIITTMQMFYKKRKXSALAEMLKQYDVGVDVDQTQSQYSWNSLTPYLVYFGAIPIVVASFSLADKMYIPCSELCVLNAVICGICFVAISDSHDLVTLLALFCNFLSSLPVFLQNFPKVPVLTTIINVLSGNLFSVDLYAGLKLNVGIPSICYSLIPVFFIQMAIRKSFSGMYRLAIPHLVCYFWFELITTMYPFSTWIGLGRATVGYVMLPLLIPLSFILFLIGLAYLFIKMLSSDMFGKIVITLLLACIPILLTQTKKFMGGKFDKRFGVLKKILMIMFAILAIIPLIFVRFSPTEEAHHGKLSAESFTSVCDADMESFMNCHALKGTKVVWNGKVTTLKVTSITNEVSSMLDIFPSFVSKPLRGIYGKPYDCDDEDLNAHGKAYCSLMVDLGYLFGLESYDKYAFNIGVVLQNNMGAVVDAGSGFKNTFLAIKEGDELEIKAIIADALARPVKLHLKKLKCLNREINIEEDEEDDEDLYYNMFQEAFSVAFNFFWHPLVEFIPQTTKMEEIIE, from the exons ATGGCGGAAGCTCACACCACTGGAGCtg GTGACCAATCTATGTCAGAAGACGTCAAGAAGTTGGAGTTGGAGGCTGCGCAAGGCAATGATGACAGTCAGTTTAAACTTGGCACACACTTCCTGAAACTTGCTGACTCCAAAGATGGCGCAGAGAGAGATGAATATGGAAGAACTGCAGTCCGTTGGTTTGTCGCAGCATCCAAGCAAGGAAATGATGATGCCACCACCAAACTCAAGGATTTGCTTGAGGATGAAAgttcat GGATCAATGATGACAACAAAGAGGATGTCATCTGGTGTGCGTCCACCTCCAACATTGAGAAGAAGATCCGCTACGCTGCCAGGAACATGTTTCACAAGATCAATACCACCCAAAAAGATATGCTCTCAACTGAAGAGTATGCTGACGCTATCAAGAAATTGACCGGAGGACATGAGCAAAAGTTGCTTCTAGCTGCTG GGAAGAAGATAGGGGACAACATATCGGAGACAGAATTTGTAAAGCTTTTGTCACGAAAGATCCAGGGCACTATGACCTTGACAGGGTCAGAACGGTCATCGGCATTTCAAGCTGCGAGTCTTTGGGAAAAG ATTGCAAAGTACCCCAAGGAGACAGCTTCTGCTATTGGTGAATCCGCCCTGGAGTTTGCGTCAAGGGACGGGCTCGGTATGGTTGCTGGATGCATACCCGTAGATCAGATCTACTTCTTGGCCCTTTTCTTCATCTATGGATTCATTTCACCGAAATTTTTACTGCTCATCTTGCCTTTGGTGACTTTTTACATATCGTATGCAACGATTATAATCACAACAATGCAAATGTTCTACAAGAAAAGGA CCTCCGCCTTGGCTGAAATGCTGAAACAGTATGATGTTGGAGTCGACGTTGATCAAACTCAGTCGCAATACTCGTGGAATTCTCTTACACCATATCTGGTGTATTTTGGTGCTATTCCCATAGTTGTGGCGAGCTTTTCACTGGCTGACAAAATGTATATCCCCTGCTCTGAGCTGTGTGTTCTAAATGCCGTGATCTGCGGCATTTGTTTTGTAGCAATTAGTGATAGCCATGATCTTGTCACCTTGCTTGCGcttttctgcaactttctttcaagCTTGCCAGTTTTCCTTCAGAATTTCCCAAAAGTCCCAGTTTTGACAACCATTATCAATGTCTTGTCAGGAAATCTGTTTTCTGTAGATCTGTACGCTGGcttgaaattaaatgttggCATACCATCTATTTGTTACAGTCTGATTCCtgttttctttattcaaatgGCGATAAGAAAGTCCTTCTCTGGTATGTACAGGTTAGCTATACCGCATTTGGTGTGCTATTTCTGGTTTGAGCTGATAACAACGATGTACCCTTTCTCGACATGGATCGGCCTCGGAAGAGCTACCGTAGGTTATGTCATGCTTCCGTTATTAATACCTCTCAGCTTTATTCTGTTTCTGATTGGCTTAGCTTATCTCTTCATCAAAATGCTTTCGTCTGACATGTTCGGAAAGATTGTGATTACGCTTTTGCTCGCTTGTATTCCGATTTTGCTTACCCAGACAAAGAAATTCATGGGTGGTAAGTTTGATAAACGGTTTGGAGTGCTCAAAAAGATTTTGATGATTATGTTCGCAATTCTGGCTATAATTCCCCTGATATTTGTTCGATTTTCACCAACTGAAGAAGCTCACCATGGGAAACTGTCTGCGGAGAGTTTTACGTCTGTTTGCGACGCAGATATGGAGAGTTTTATGAACTGCCATGCTCTGAAGGGTACAAAAGTTGTCTGGAACGGTAAAGTGACTACCTTGAAAGTCACGTCCATAACAAACGAAGTCAGTTCAATGTTAGATATTTTCCCGAGCTTTGTCTCCAAACCTTTAAGAGGCATTTACGGCAAACCATATGATTGTGATGATGAAGATTTAAATGCCCATGGTAAAGCTTACTGTAGTCTGATGGTTGACCTTGGCTATCTGTTTGGCTTAGAAAGTTATGACAAGTATGCATTTAACATTGGAGTAGTACTTCAAAATAACATGGGTGCGGTTGTTGATGCAGGATCTGGCTTTAAGAACACATTTCTTGCTATTAAAGAAGGGGATGAATTGGAAATCAAGGCTATTATAGCTGATGCTCTAGCGAGGCCCGTGAAACTCCACCTCAAGAAACTTAAGTGCCTGAATCGAGAGATTAATATAGAGGAGGATGAAGAGGATGATGAGGATTTGTATTACAATATGTTCCAAGAGGCTTTCAGTGTGGCGTTCAATTTCTTCTGGCATCCTTTGGTAGAGTTTATTCCTCAGACAACTAAAATGGAAGAAATAATTGAATAG
- the LOC128238824 gene encoding wolframin-like produces MAEAYTTGDGDQSVSEEVKKWESEAAQGNDDSQFKLGTHFLKLADSKDGAERNEYGRKAVRCFVTASIQGNNGATIKLKGLLEDESSWINDDNKEDVIWCVSNSNVEKTIRFAARALFLKINTTDKDVISIKEYNDAIRKMTRGQEKRLLLAAGKNIGDNISETEFVKLLSQKIQGTMTLTWSERSSAFQVASLWEKIAKYPKETAAVVGESALEFASSDGLRVVSRCIPKDQIYLLTLFFIYGFITPKFVWLILPLGIFYISYATLITTTMQMLYKKMKLNEASAFAKMLHRYYVRVDVDQTQSQYAWNSLTPYGWYLVAISVVVVSFSLADKMYIPCSELCVLNSVICGICLVYISDINDLFTWLVFFCNILSSLPVFLQNFLQNFPKVPILTTIINVLSGNLFSVDLYAGLKLNVGIPSICYSLIPVFFIQMAIRKSFSGMYRLALPHLVCYFWFELITTMYPFTTWIGLGRTTVGYLIIPLLVPLSMILFLIGLAYLFIKMLSSDMFGKIVITLLLACIPILLTQTKKLIGGKFDKRFGVLKKILMIMFAILAIIPLIFVRFSPTKETHHGQLSAERFKSVCDADMESFMNCHALKGTQVVWNGTVTNLKVTSVTNEVNSMLDIFPSFVSKPLRSIYGKRYDCDGEDLNAHGKAYCSLMVDLGYLFGLENYDKFAYNIGVELSNNMGAVVNAGSGFKNTFLALKIGDELEIKATIADALARPVTLQLMKLKCLNRDIDAKEDEEDDQDFYNDMLQEAFSVAFNFFWHPLVEFVPQTTKMEEITE; encoded by the exons ATGGCGGAAGCTTACACCACTGGAGATG GTGACCAATCTGTATCAGAAGAGGTCAAAAAGTGGGAGTCGGAGGCTGCGCAAGGCAATGATGACAGTCAGTTTAAACTTGGCACACACTTCCTGAAACTTGCTGACTCCAAAGATGGCGCAGAGAGAAATGAATATGGCAGAAAGGCGGTCCGGTGTTTTGTTACAGCATCCATTCAAGGAAATAATGGTGCCACCATCAAACTCAAGGGTTTGCTTGAGGATGAGAGCtcat ggaTCAATGATGACAACAAAGAGGATGTCATCTGGTGTGTGTCTAACTCAAACGTTGAGAAAACGATCCGCTTCGCTGCTCGGGCACTGTTTCTCAAGATCAATACCACCGATAAAGACGTCATCTCAATTAAAGAGTATAATGACGCTATCAGGAAAATGACCAGAGGACAGGAGAAAAGGCTGCTTCTAGCTGCtg GGAAGAATATAGGAGACAACATATCAGAGACGGAGTTTGTGAAGCTTTTGTCGCAGAAAATACAGGGCACTATGACCTTGACATGGTCAGAAAGGTCATCGGCATTTCAAGTTGCAAGTCTTTGGGAAAAG aTTGCAAAGTACCCCAAGGAGACAGCCGCTGTCGTTGGCGAATCTGCCCTGGAGTTTGCGTCTAGTGATGGGCTCCGCGTGGTTTCCAGGTGCATACCCAAAGATCAAATCTACTTATTGACCCTTTTCTTCATCTATGGCTTCATAACACCGAAATTTGTATGGCTCATCCTGCCATTAGGAATTTTCTACATATCATATGCAACGCTTATCACCACAACTATGCAAATGCTCTATAAGAAAATGAAGCTCAATGAAGCTTCCGCTTTTGCCAAAATGTTACATCGTTATTACGTTCGTGTTGACGTTgatcaaactcagtctcaataCGCGTGGAATTCTCTTACACCATATGGGTGGTATTTGGTTGCTATCTCTGTAGTTGTGGTAAGTTTTTCATTGGCTGACAAAATGTATATTCCCTGCTCGGAGCTGTGTGTTCTAAACTCCGTGATCTGCGGCATTTGTTTGGTATACATCAGCGACATAAATGATCTTTTTACCTGGCTAGTCTTTTTCTGTAACATTCTCTCAAGTTTGCCAGTTTTCCTTCAGAATTTCCTTCAGAATTTCCCGAAAGTCCCAATTTTGACAACCATTATCAATGTCTTGTCAGGAAATCTGTTTTCTGTAGATCTGTACGCTGGcttgaaattaaatgttggCATACCATCTATTTGTTACAGTCTGATTCCtgttttctttattcaaatgGCGATAAGAAAGTCCTTCTCTGGTATGTACAGGCTAGCTTTACCGCATTTGGTGTGCTATTTCTGGTTTGAGCTGATAACTACGATGTACCCTTTCACGACATGGATCGGCCTTGGAAGAACTACCGTAGGTTATCTCATTATTCCGTTATTAGTACCTCTAAGCATGATTCTGTTTCTGATTGGCTTAGCTTATCTCTTCATCAAAATGCTTTCGTCTGACATGTTCGGAAAGATTGTGATTACGCTTTTGCTCGCTTGTATTCCGATTTTGCTTACCCAGACAAAGAAATTAATCGGTGGTAAGTTTGATAAACGGTTTGGAGTGCTCAAAAAGATTTTGATGATTATGTTCGCAATTCTGGCTATAATTCCTCTGATATTTGTTCGATTTTCACCAACTAAAGAAACCCATCATGGGCAACTGTCTGCGGAGAGATTTAAGTCTGTTTGCGACGCAGATATGGAGAGTTTTATGAACTGCCATGCTCTAAAGGGTACACAAGTTGTCTGGAACGGTACAGTGACAAACTTGAAAGTCACGTCTGTAACAAACGAGGTCAATTCAATGTTGGACATTTTTCCGAGCTTTGTCTCTAAACCCTTAAGAAGCATTTACGGCAAACGATATGATTGTGATGGTGAAGATTTAAATGCCCATGGTAAAGCTTACTGTAGTCTGATGGTTGACCTTGGCTATCTGTTTGGCTTAGAAAATTATGACAAGTTTGCATATAACATTGGAGTAGAACTTTCAAATAACATGGGTGCGGTTGTTAATGCAGGATCTGGCTTTAAGAACACATTTCTGGCTCTTAAAATAGGAGATGAATTGGAAATCAAGGCTACTATAGCTGATGCTCTAGCGAGGCCCGTAACACTGCAACTAATGAAACTTAAGTGCCTGAATCGAGATATAGATGCGAAAGAGGATGAAGAGGATGATCAGGATTTCTATAATGATATGTTGCAAGAGGCTTTCAGTGTGGCGTTCAATTTCTTCTGGCATCCTTTGGTAGAGTTTGTTCCTCAGACAACTAAAATGGAAGAAATAACTGAATAG